In Cololabis saira isolate AMF1-May2022 chromosome 10, fColSai1.1, whole genome shotgun sequence, a single window of DNA contains:
- the LOC133451898 gene encoding E3 ubiquitin/ISG15 ligase TRIM25-like, with protein sequence MAQKGVQLDQETFSCSICFDLLKDPVTIPCGHSYCMNCINNFWDEGREKLPSCPQCRRTFIPRPELLKNTMLAALVEQLKKTGLQAAPADHCYAGPEDVACDVCSGRKLKAIKSCLVCLASYCQKHLQPHHDAAPLKKHKLVDPSKNLQDNICPRHGEVRKMFCRTDQMCICYLCSVDEHKGHDTVSTAVERTERQREMEVSQQQIQQEIQDREKDVKLLQQEVEAINHSADKTVEDSEEIFTELISLLQKRSSDVKQQIRSQQETEVSRVRELEKKLQQEITDLKRRDAEMKQLRDTKDHNQFLHSCPSLSPLSESTHSSSISIRPLNYFQDVTAAVSEVRGLLQDILRDTWTNVSLAITEVDVLLPQLEPKSRAGFLKYSCEITLDPNTVNTQLLLSEENRKVTVMDQHQSYFGHPDRFTTRFQVLSRESLTGRHYWEVEKKAGGVGVAVSYKNISRSGDESGFGCNDKSWSLRCYSGRYEFCYNNIQTSISGPQTSRIGVYLDHSAGVLSFYSVSGTMTILHRVQTTFTQPLYAGVWVYYPPRNSAEFCKLR encoded by the coding sequence ATGGCGCAGAAAGGAGTTCAGCTGGACCAAGAAACCTTTTCTTGTTCAATCTGTTTTGATCTTTTAAAGGATCCGGTGActattccctgtggacacagttaCTGTATGAACTGTATTAACAACTTCTGGGATGAAGGACGGGAGAAACTCCCCAGCTGTCCTCAGTGTAGACGGACGTTCATACCGAGACCTGAACTGCTGAAAAATACCATGTTAGCAGCTTTAGTGGAGCAGCTGAAGAAGACCGGACtccaagctgctcctgctgatcaTTGCTATGCTGGACCTGAAGATGTGGCCTGTGATGTCTGCTCTGGAAGAAAACTGAAAGCCATCAAGTCCTGTTTAGTCTGTCTGGCCTCTTACTGCCAGAAACACCTTCAACCTCACCATGATGCGGCTCCATTAAAGAAGCACAAGCTGGTGGATCCTtccaagaacctgcaggacaacatcTGCCCTCGTCATGGTGAGGTGAGGAAGATGTTCTGTCGTACTGATCAGATGTGTATCTgttatctctgctctgtggatGAACATAAAGGCCACGACACGGTCTCAACTGCAGTAGAAAGGactgagaggcagagagagatggaggtgagtcaacaacaaatccagcaggagatccaggacagagagaaagatgtgaagctgcttcagcaggaggtggaggccatcaatcattctgctgataaaacagtggaggacagtgaggagatcttcactgagctgatctctctcctccagaagagaagctctgatgtgaagcagcagatcagatcccagcaggaaactgaagtgagTCGAGTCAGAGAGCTTGagaagaagctgcagcaggagatcactgacctgaagaggagagacgctgagatgaagcagctcagAGACACCAAGGACCACAACCAGTTCCTCCACAGCTGCCCCTCACTGTCACCACTCAGTGagtccacacactcctccagcatcagcatccgtcctctcaACTACTTTCAGGATGTGACAGCAgctgtgtcagaggtcagaggtctactgcaggacatcctgagagacacGTGGACAAACGTCTCACTGGCCATCACTGAGGTGGATGTTTTACTGCCACAACTAGAACCAAAGAGCAGAGCTGGGTTCTTGaaatattcatgtgaaatcactctggatccaaacacagtaaacacacagctgttactgtcagaggagaacagaaaggtgacAGTTATGGACCAACATCAGTCTTATTTTGgtcatccagacagattcactACACGGTTTCAGGTCCTgagtagagagagtctgactggacgtcattactgggaggtggagaagaaagcaggtggagttggtgtagcagtttcatacaagaatatcagcagatcaggAGATGAAAGTGGATTTGGATGTAATGACAAATCTTGGTCACTACGTTGTTACTCAGGCAGATATGAATTTTGTTACAACAACATTCAAACCTCCATCTCAGGTCCTCAGACCTCCAGAATAGGAGTTTACCTGGATCACAGCGCAGgtgttctgtccttctacagcgtctctggaACCATGACCatcctccacagagtccagacaaCCTTCACTCAGCCGCTCTATGCTGGAGTCTGGGTTTACTACCCTCCTAGAAACTCAgctgagttctgtaaactcAGATAG